DNA from Ziziphus jujuba cultivar Dongzao chromosome 2, ASM3175591v1:
GTTTAAGAGTGCAGGCCAGAAGTTTAAGAATGTAGCCCAGATCAGGCATTGAACATTTATAAAGGAAAAGGGGGTGGCAGGGCATTATTAATATAGTtaggctttatttatttatttgttaatttattattattattatttttatatatatatgcaggccACCCTATACCTtggaaatttttaaagttttcttgCTGTTTATTAGGAGACGGCATCATAAATGGAATTAGAAGCAAGACAATGCATcacaactttttaattttacttgaaCCAATTTTGGTAATGATTTCAAGTGTTTGATAATATAGTAACCTTTGTTTTGAATCTCAAAATATCATTACTTTGAAATTGTGCATAAACAAGATCTCGCCCACAAAGCCCAATTGAGTGTGATCGATAGATACTAGCCATATGGATTTTAGTATACCATTCAaacttataatattataatccaATCTATGTATTAGAGCCAGGGTCTTAAAAGGGTATGGTTGTTTTTCGGGTTTTTGCAAAAACTTACCGTTATGGGACTCCGTTTTAGTATAGAACTCACTTAGGACCAAAAACTTAACCTCGGATTCGttatattaaatcaaattttctgATTTTCCCATGCTGTATACTTTAATCCATACTCGTTTTACTTAACAGCCAATGACAAAAGTGCATTTGATCTTGGTTTACATTAACCAAATCAATgtgggaaaaattattttcttaataggGTGAAGACAAACATGGACAAAAAAACTATTGCACTTCGAATGTTTCTATTCCTTTCCGGTTTATTTATCTAAATAACACTTATTTCACCTAAGCTTTTCGGATAAATTTAGCTTTCTTCATTTTGTAAACACTAAAAAACACAACTCTTAGTTGTCTCATTTCGGTTCTCGTTTGCCAAACATCCAAGGCATCATCAAGAAAATTTTCCATTctatattcaataattttccGTTCTTTGCAAATGACCGAAAGTTTTTCGTTGTTGCATTGAGAAGAATATGCTGGAAATTAATACAACACAAACATTTTCTGGCTGACCAAACTTCCCTGCTGTCTGGTAGTAGATGATGGTCTAAGACAGTCACATATTGTCTAATCAAGCAGAAGAATTTGTACAAGAGCTTAGTTCTTGTTAGCAGTCTAGGAAGCATTTGAATATGCTACACAGATTATATCGAACAAGATATTTTAtgggaaaaattgaaaattccatgttgaaattgttttatttttttttatttttttttatataggattaaaatataaaaaagaattctaGAAACATACAAATTAGAAGCGTAAAGGACTCAATGAACTTCTTTGCACTTATATGGTTGTCTTTTTCTCATTGTTTATGCATGCCGGCAACAAATGAATGCAAACCCCATATGCAAAATTCATAAGGTAATTGTGTTCACATTCTTACATGGAAGACCCCACTATTTTCCTGGTCTTTGCTGGACTTTCTCTTACTGTAGCTGTCATATGGTGTATAGAATCTTAATTCACATTGATGACAGTATTCTATACCAggaaacaacatttttttttcttcctattttTATGAAACAATAAAAATGCCTAAGCAGTAAAATGAATCACATTGTGCTTCTAAGGTcttgttttctgttttataCCTATGACAGATTAAAATTCCCTTACACTAAGTAATTTTAACCTTGTCTCTCTCATTCAAATCTTCCAAAAAGCTTGGTGAATCAATTGTTTTTCTAATATTTCATTGGGGTTATCAATCTTAGATTCCAGTCGGTTATGAATCCACCGAGGAAAATATCTGCAATAGAGTAAAAAGGATTAAAagaggtaaaagaaaaaaataaaaaataaataaaagggtatAGTTTTAGGAGGAATTTTATGGACAATGTAGAAAATGATATaagcttgaatggtattttttttcatttgcagcatataaaaaaataaaaaattgcagcAACATGGGTAGATGAGAAACAAGAATATACAACCCAAAACTCTTGGAGTGtgactataaaaataaaataaaataaaataaaataagaagccTTGAATTTGATTGGTCgatgctatttttatttttatgactaTGTAACTTTTAAAGAagacatttatattttatgcaGCTTaaagctccttttttttttttttttttttttttttttttttttggttggtcttCAAACAACATTAACCAAGCATTGCAAACCCCGCCTGACGTTCTCTATATAGATCAACCTAATTAAGCAACAAAGGGTTCTTCTCAGGGCTATGTTGAATATACTTTAGAAGAAAACACAAATTTAAGATCAAGAAATGGCTCCTAGACATAACATGCTGTCAAAAATTCAGTTCTTCGAACAAGGAATGGCCGAAAGTCTGAGCAATCTTGATCTGAGCTTATCAGCCATGGCTTATTATCCATATCCATATATGCCAATACTGGAAGAAAATGATTCTACTATGATTTTACCTTTCTGCGACGAAATCCAGAATCATAAGAGACATAAACGTGTCATGAGCATGGCCGAATCAATATCAAGCAACAGCAACAGCAGTTTTTATAGCCGTGGGAGCAGTGGTGGCAGCAATGGCAGCAGCAACATGAGCATCAGCAGCTGCAACATGTGCCGCAGCAATAGCACAAGCAGTTTGAATAGTTTGCCACGGCTTCAGTTCCGAGATCATATATGGACTTATACTCAAAGGTATCTGGCGGCCGAAGCCGTGGAAGAGGCTGCGGCCGCCATGATCAATAGAGAAGAATCCGGTACAGAAGACAGGGGTGGTACTGATGGTATGAGGCTTGTCCAGCTCCTCATTGCTTGTGCTGAAGCAGTGGCTTGCCGAGACAAGTCTCATGCTTCTCTTCTGCTATCTGAGCTGAGGTCTAATGCTTTGGTGTTTGGCTCGTCGTTCCAACGTGTAGCTTCGTGCTTCGTTCAAGGCTTAGCTGATCGTTTAGCTATGGTTAACCCGCTCGGAGCTGTTGGTTTTGTATCACCTGCAATGAATTTAATGGATGTTGGTTCGGCGAAGAAAGAAGAGGCTTTGCGCCTCGTGTATGAAATTTGTCCACATATTAAGTTTGGTCATTTTGTGGCCAATTCAGCAATATTGGAAGCCTTTGAGGGAGAGAGTTATGTTCATGTGGTGGACTTGGGTATGACACTTGCTTTACCACTTGGACATCAATGGCGTGAGCTTTTACAAAGCCTCGCCAACCGTTCCGGTTCAGGTGGCCAACAACAACCACCTCGCCGGATTCGGATTACAGCTGTTGGACTCTGTGTTGACAGGTTCCGAATCATTGGAGATGAGCTTGAAGCTTATGCAAACAGTTTGGGAATGAATTTGGAATTCTCTGTGGTGGAAAGCAACTTGGAAAACCTCCAGCCGAAAGATATCAAACGGTTTGAAGGTGAAGTTTTGGTTGTCAACAGCATTCTTCAGCTGCATTGTGTGGTGAAAGAGAGTAGAGGAGCTTTGAACTCTGTTCTTCAAATGGTTCATGAACTTTCACCAAAAGTCTTGGTTCTTGTGGAACAAGATTCAAGCCATAATGGACCTTTTTTCCTTGGGAGGTTCATGGAAGCCTTGCATTATTACTCTGCAATATTTGATTCTTTGGATGCAATGCTTCCTAAATATGATACAAGGAGAGCCAAAATAGAGCAGTTTTACTTTGCTGAGGAGATAAAGAATATCATTAGCTGTGAAGGACCAGCAAGGGTGGAGAGGCATGAGAGGGTGGACCAATGGAGGAGAAGGATGAGCAGGGCAGGTTTTCAAGGTTCACCAATCAAGATGATAGCTGAAGCCAAACAATGGCTTGAAAATATCAAGGCCTGTGAGGGTTTCACAATTGTTGAAGAGAAAGGATGTTTGGTTCTTGGTTGGAAATCAAAGCCCATTATAGCTGCTTCTTGCTGGAAATGCTAGAGTTCTTCTTGTTGACCCAATTCAGATTTTATGCAGCAGGTCCCAATAAAATAATCTGAATACTTTTCCTGGTGAAGAGAAATGGGTTTGCCTTTGTGTGTTAAAAATGTCGTGTTTATTGGCTTCTGATTTGTGATTAAGGTGGTATGCCCCAAAATTAGCGAGCACAAAGTCTTTTTTAAGTTTGGAGTGAGAAATAAGTGGCTTTGAATATGCTATGCTATTTGGGTGATCCACACAGATGGAAATAAAAGAGGAAGCCCCTTTTGTGATTTGGTGTGCATATGTGTGTTAGGTCTTAAGTTGTACATATTTAacatttctttcattctttaaCGACTAAAACTCACTGCCAAGGCTTAATTTCCAGTTTTGTAGCTTTTCAACATTGCTTTTTGTCTGATAAAAGCTGAAAAGCCAAGCTTGAATTTGTTTGCTTTGTAATAATATCTAAAGGATTCAGTAACACATTTGCTCTAGTATAAAgtccaaaatattttcaatttctttaatgATCATAAGTTTTATTAAAACCAAAGGATTTTCAATTTCAAGCGTGGCCTTGAAAAAGCATGTCATGCTTGTAGTACAGAAATATCATATAAACACAAACTTTTACAGAAATATCACAAACACAAACTTTTTGACTCTCTCTGCAAGGCATATTTATAGGACAAATtcttggaataaaaaaaatatgacttTTTAAACAAACTCaagaatatttaacaaattaaaaagcattATTTTTAGTGAATTTCTAAGGCTAAAAAAactaggggtgggctcggttcggttttgtgatcttttttaaaccgaaccgaccgattcggtttgggttgggtacaaaaccgaaccgaactgaccgttacattcaacccaaaccgaaccgaaccgaatgaatatttttcggtttggattgggttcacgggttgggctgggttgggttgggttgggctttctgatgggcttcggcccaaatttttttatttttggtttaggtcggtttgggccttatgatgagcttcactttcagcccaattttttgtatttttggtttgggccagtttggacctcatgcatatttcatgactaaaccttcacctttggattattatgggtcggttcggtttgggttgggtaaattttctacccacccgtaacccgaaccgaaaaccacgggttcaatacatatgtaaccaaaccgacccgtttaacagttaaaaaccaacccaaaccgacccaaatagtTCGGTTCGAGCAGGTTGGTCGGTTTGGGTCGGGTTTTGCCCCGGCcctaaaaaaaactatatatagttACAGAGTGTGAGGGTATTTTAGTAATTTAAgtccttatggaaaattttaGTATGTAATAATCACGTGTCggaggaaagagagagacaCAGGAGAGAAAAAAATGGAGGCTCTGGCGGTGTTTGGAGGAGGAAGTCCATGTCTTTCCTCATCTATTACACGCTCATCTTCTGAGAGAATTTGCAGCTTATCCTACACCCACAACCCCACCATTCGTTATTCTCGACATCACCACCACTTAGCTGCATTCCCTTCTACTTCCCATCTTTTCTCATATTGCCTATCTCGTCCCCATGCCAAACTCCGTACCAAATCCCGTATCTTCCTTCCCCATTTGGTTGCTGCCTTGGTATGTTTCTTTCTCCATCCGCTTTTCACTTTTTGGCTGCAAATTTTGCAACTtgcatttttttccattttgttaattttagtgCGGTCTGGAAATTTGGATAGAAcatgtaagatttttttttttttttttttttggcccttttcaATGTTTGAAAAACCCAGATGGAATTATGGGCAATTTCATGTTTATGTGCAGGAAAATGTTGAACAAACTTATATAATGGTGAAACCAGACGGAGTTCAACGTGGTTTGGCaagtctttcttttctttcttccttttttgttgGTGTAATTGTTATGTTCTATATTCTGTTGGGTTGCTCAGAAAATTTATTACTGTGtaagaaatttcaaattttggttGAATTTTATATTCTATATTTCTTTAGTTTGGGACCTGAAGACACAAACACCTTGAATTTTAATTTGCATTGGATGGCTTGGTAAAGGGTTAACcttgtttacttttttatttactttttctcgGCATAAGACTTTACCTTGTCTACTATGCTTTATCAGCAACAGAATGGAGAAGTATCTGATGAGCTATGGAAATTTGTCTTGGCATTCAAAGTAACAAAGTTTTCTCTATATGGGTTGATTTGATTCAGGTTGGAGAAATAATTTCGAGGTTCGAGAAGAAGGGATTTAAATTGACTGGCTTGAAGCTTTTCCAGTGCCCCAGAGAGTTGGCAGAGGTTAGTCGATGATCATACTTCATTTTTGGTTAGAAGAAGTGCCAAAACCAACTTCTTTCTTAAGTACGTGCTAATGCTAGTCTAGTAGATGCTGGAGAACTGTAGCAACTCCTGTTATACACTTTTGGTCCCACATTTTGTAACGAGATAAACGGCATTTGTTAGTGGTCAGAGAATGTGTTGCTAAGATACAGAACGACAGAAAATTTAAGTgcgaaagaaacaaaaaaagagagcTTGAGTCATACACTGAAGAGACTGGATACTTATTATGCCTATACAATTAGGCATTAATATTGCTCAATGATTTCGCATCCTGAGTTTAACCAAATTGATTTGATATCCCATCTAATGGTTGCTTTCCATAGCTTTTAGACTTCTTTCaattatgtattaattttatgtCCTTTTTCTAACTTCTGTTGCTACAGGAACATTATAAAGATCTCAAGGCCAAATCATTCTTCCCTAAACTAATTGAGTATATTACATCAGGTCCCGTTGTGTGCATGGTATGATTCAcattcttctctttctttacttgttatcattttttttttccccctttttttgttGGTGTACACCATGATAAAAGCAGTGGATATTGAATCTAGGTATTTTTGGGTCTTATGTCTATGATTCTGATAATGTTGCAATGCTAGTAAGGCATGGGAAGGTGTTGGTGTTGTGGCATCAGCCCGTAAGCTTATAGGGTCTACAAATCCTCTTCAGGCTGAACCAGGAACTATTAGAGGTGACCTTGCTGTTCAAACAGGAAGGTATACTCTTGATGCTTGGTATCTGATGAGTTATTTGTACATGatgaaatttcattttgttgCATACAAGTGTCTTTTTACCCTTGATAGTAATTGAATTATGACGAAACATGATGTTATGTGAACATCTTGGCAGGAATGTGGTTCATGGGAGTGACAGCCCTGAGAATGGCAACCGTGAAATAGGTAAGACCTTCACTAGTGGTGGTATATTGTATTTCTGTGTAGAATTTGTCGGAGACACACTTGTTTTCGCCAATGCTTAAGCATTCCCACCTCTCCCTTCTATTAACTCTCTCTCCCCCATTATATGTACTTTTCAGCTCTCTGGTTCAAGGAGGGTGAAATAATCCAGTGGACTCCTACTCAGGAACCATGGTTAATAGAGTAGTCTTTCACTGAAAGCTCAAAACTACAGAGGCGTGCAATTTTGGAAGGGTGGTTCTGGGCGCCTGTATCTTCTATTTGGCAAGTAGCATCTCTGATTTTGAGACAAAAcattttggatatatatgttCTCTATTTGCTATTAATTGCTTCTAGTTATTAGAAACTTCTCCTCTTTGTTGTACTGTTGTACATGTGACATGGAGCTTGGAAGTTAGGCTGCATAAGCCCCAGTATCGATTGAAATAATGAATTCAAGCAAGAGTCTTCTTTTATAATCTGaatttaattcataatttaGTTGGGAGACATAtttcatcaaaatatattattatcttttcattttAGATCCTAATTTACAGTGTCCACCATTATTATCATTCTGGCTTAACTTTTTGAGCATTTTCTAGTGCTGAGCAGCAAGGAACaacagaaaccaaatttaaaaaCTCCTCTTAACATTGTGGAAGTTCAATCTAATTCCCTCTTACTTTATATCCATTTTGGCAGCAATggcttttctttcctctcattTTCTTTGTATGGTATCACTGAGCCAGATGGATGCAAAATGctgtcttttttttcaattcaacaAGATAACTATCGCGAACTCAAAataaacatgaaaaacaaaacataaaaccGGGAATTATTAAGCATTCCCCTTTTTAGGGTGTAAAATTACAGCAGACAATTGAAATCCCACCAGTCATGAATGATCAAATCCTATATTTATCTTCTCCGAATAACCATTAAAGACCAGATGGAAAATCTTCCACACTCATACATCTTCAGGTCATTTCTGAGCTCACATATTGCCAACAGATAAAGAACTGACAAATTCCCTTTCAAATTGTTGTTCTGTGCTATGAGATGAGCAACTGCCAAAACTTGGAGAAACACTAACAAGGTAGTCTTTCTCTATTTCAATTGAATCCACTGATGATGAACTATTAGCATTTTGAGCATTCCTAAATTTAGAAAACAAGTAAAGAACCGAAATAGTCCTTTTGTGATGCTGTTTTGAGCTCCCCATTGAATGACAACCCGTATAACATGGTTTGGTTCTCGGTGAATAACAATCTGTATCTACTGCCATTACCTCTTCCTCATTGGGAGAGCTTACAAACTCTAGACCTTCCTGTGAAGACTTAGTTGAAGAAGGACAATTTGCCTCCATCTGCATCGACTCGGATTCCTCGGTATCTATTTCCCCTGCCTCATTCGAGGGTGAGTTCAAACTGCGTTGAGAACCAAGTTTAAGCTTCATAAGAGTGGATtctgcaacaaaacaaaaagggtAATTCTGTTAACAATAATATCCCATCGCATTTGCTTCAGGAATAATTTCATTGCAATTTGTGATGTGGTAAACAAGTCAGTTTTTCTCCCATAAGAAATGCTGTCGCAAACGTTTGACCTTGCACTCTGAGGAATATTATCAAATACATAGCGAGTGCAACGAATGGAACCCCAGAATTAGAGAGAATCGCCATGAAAAACTTTGAATCTACTTTGGAAATTTTAGCTTACAAAGTCGAATTTGATCTTAATTATCCATTCAAGGACTCACCCATTGctcaaaagcaatcaaaaattcaacttCAGGAACCATAATCCTCGGAAGAACAATGATTCAAACGATTTTCTAGTACTCAAAATCAGCTTCTTTTATAATTTCCTCAAAAATTGGCACAAAGAATTCATGAAATATTCAAGGCAATTGAAAAATTACGATGCAAAATGAATAGATTTGCGCTCAAATTATGCTAAAAAAACTGTAAAAATTCCTAATTTACAATTTTGTAGGGttagaattttatattttttttcccttctttttctgTACATTATAATTCGATGATCGAAATCGACTTAATTGTTGGTGGAGGCTTGAACCGAGAAACCGAGCCAATCCAAACCGATAATCAAAAGCAGATAGATGTACACGGTTTCGGGGAATCACAAACGGGTTGCCTGTCGGGTTGATGGGTAACGTGTTAGAACCAGAACCAACCCGAcccgttttaaaaaaaaaaaatggaggagaAGAAGGATTAGATTACCGTAAATGGAGAGAGAATCGTCTTTGAGAATCTTGGAAGGCGGTCTCTccaacgaagaagaagaagacgatgcTCTTATCCTCCCAAAcatctctttcttctctctccgattctgcaaattttatttttttttctctctctcactcccTCAGATCTAAATTCTGTTTTTGAAAACAGATGGAAAAGTAGTGAAAGCGCggcacaaaacaaaaaccagcgCGGGAAAGCTTGCTCAGCACTCTTTTCTGATTTTCGGCTTTCGTTTCCAACTATTGTTCAATCTTTTTCGGCCCAATTTAGAATTGCTGTCTTGGGCTCAAGCCCTTACCTAGGGTATTTGGTTTAGTTTGGGCCTTGGCCCAATAGTCCATTTGTCAAAACCAACTCTATTCTATTTGCAACACAAAACCGACTCTATGCACACCCCATTTGTATCAAATTAGCCATTCATCTCCattcattttggttttttgacCATGTTGAAATCCCAACTATCTAGTTTTGACAGAACCCACTTGATTgtctgtttgtttttattttattttattttttttatggtaaaaatttCTGTTTTGCTTGAAGAAGCTTTACTTGACCATTTAGGACATGctctttataaattttaaggCGGTATAGAAGCAAAttgataagaaagaaaaaaagacaaacgAAATCCCAACataaaacaaagataaaaatttttgtcaaaaaatataCAGAAAATCACAAACAGAAGTTGGTTCTATTTAGTCTCAAATAATGCCCAAGACAGTATCATCAACAAACCAAAGAACTGTGGCCAGTTTTCTTCTTACTTCATGCAGTTTTTAACACCCTAAAACTGCATTACAACGCCATACAAGAGCTTGTGGTAGCTAAGATACAGACTCTATGCAACTGGTAAATAGAATATTCTTTTCCcttctagaaaaataattttaacaccAAGGATAAGAATGTCGTTTATGTATGTATGCTATATCAGCATTACTATCAAAACTGGTCGATCAGGTTTTCCTAAATAATCTTCTTATAAAACCGCGTCTATGGACTCTAGGCTTTATATTCTTACCTGAAATAGTACCAAATCAGCATGTTAAAATGTGGAAAATTAGAAGAAGAAATATTTGGGTGAATTATAATCGTGAGGATCCAAGGATATGATTATCTTGCCAAGCAATGTACCATGTCCCTGATTTTCTTTAGCTTATGAATTTGAATGAAATACCTGGTAACCTCCCAGCACGATACAAAGCTTCTTCCGCAAAAGGTCTCCATTGTTCTGCACATGAGTAGTTGATTCCCAAACCAACACTCAGACCTCTCAGCAAATGTACAGTCCGGAGTACAGAAAACAATTCCTCTGGAAAGGACTAAAATGGACAAGCACAATAAGGTAAATATGTCTTAATGTTCAAGAACAAGAGAAGTAGACTTTCTAAAAAAGTGATAGTATTTATCGTATGTAAGAGTCTGAAAACCTACCTGAAcaccaatttttttaattgaagatTCCTCAGCAAAAGGTTGTAGCATCGTAACTCCAGGGGGTAATTTCGTATCGAACATTGTCTGTGCCAACCTAAACAATTCCTGCTGTTCATTTTTACAGTTGCTTACAGTCTCTATCCCCAGCTCCCTATAAAATGGAATAATATAATTACCTATGGATAAGTTAAATCCCAAAATATCTAAGCAAATTATGGAACATGAatagaaaagataaaagaaaatagttgttctttaattaaattaagCCCTTATTTCACATAACCCAAGCTGGTCAAATTACCAACCACCAATATCCAATCAAGCATTCAgttaaaacttaaaatgaaTGATAAAGCAAGTCTTCATTCATATCTTCAGGAGTACCACCAGCATCACTGTAAAGTTCCTAGCTCACCATCTCCAGCCATAGTTTCTCTTCCCATATTGGCAACCGAACAGTAACTTACAGGAATCATAAAAACCAACTCACTTGGATAACATTTAGTACCTGTAGCTCTCTGATGCTTTTACAGGGTCATCATCTGCAATCGCAAGGACAAGATTAGCATAACCAAGCCTCAAACTGTCAGGGAGATCCTTCACTTGCCCATAGTCTAGCAACGCCACCTGTTTTGCAGAAAAATGACCACAATTAGGCTTTTAAGATGGTTTCACATGAAAAAGCAGATCTTTAAAACCATATATGTAGTTATCTACAAAATGTTCAAATTCTTTTGATATCATATAGACAATATAagctattaaattttaattttatttcaccgggaaaaaaaaaaaaaaggctattaatttaaaatagcaTTCTGGTTAGTGATGTGTGAAAACATATAACAGTACTAAAAACTGTGCTAGGAAGGTAAAAACAGGACATATATATTGGTTTCACTTGCCTCTGAGCCTTTACAGATCAAGATATTTCCAGGATGGGGATCTGCATGGAAGTAGCCATCCTTCAAAATCATTTGTCCGTATGCTATAGTTAAACTCTTAAGGATGT
Protein-coding regions in this window:
- the LOC107418204 gene encoding uncharacterized protein LOC107418204 isoform X2, yielding MESTLMKLKLGSQRSLNSPSNEAGEIDTEESESMQMEANCPSSTKSSQEGLEFVSSPNEEEVMAVDTDCYSPRTKPCYTGCHSMGSSKQHHKRTISVLYLFSKFRNAQNANSSSSVDSIEIEKDYLVSVSPSFGSCSSHSTEQQFEREFVSSLSVGNM
- the LOC107418204 gene encoding uncharacterized protein LOC107418204 isoform X1, which encodes MFGRIRASSSSSSLERPPSKILKDDSLSIYESTLMKLKLGSQRSLNSPSNEAGEIDTEESESMQMEANCPSSTKSSQEGLEFVSSPNEEEVMAVDTDCYSPRTKPCYTGCHSMGSSKQHHKRTISVLYLFSKFRNAQNANSSSSVDSIEIEKDYLVSVSPSFGSCSSHSTEQQFEREFVSSLSVGNM
- the LOC107418203 gene encoding nucleoside diphosphate kinase 2, chloroplastic, encoding MEALAVFGGGSPCLSSSITRSSSERICSLSYTHNPTIRYSRHHHHLAAFPSTSHLFSYCLSRPHAKLRTKSRIFLPHLVAALENVEQTYIMVKPDGVQRGLVGEIISRFEKKGFKLTGLKLFQCPRELAEEHYKDLKAKSFFPKLIEYITSGPVVCMAWEGVGVVASARKLIGSTNPLQAEPGTIRGDLAVQTGRNVVHGSDSPENGNREIALWFKEGEIIQWTPTQEPWLIE
- the LOC107418113 gene encoding GRAS family protein RAD1, which encodes MAPRHNMLSKIQFFEQGMAESLSNLDLSLSAMAYYPYPYMPILEENDSTMILPFCDEIQNHKRHKRVMSMAESISSNSNSSFYSRGSSGGSNGSSNMSISSCNMCRSNSTSSLNSLPRLQFRDHIWTYTQRYLAAEAVEEAAAAMINREESGTEDRGGTDGMRLVQLLIACAEAVACRDKSHASLLLSELRSNALVFGSSFQRVASCFVQGLADRLAMVNPLGAVGFVSPAMNLMDVGSAKKEEALRLVYEICPHIKFGHFVANSAILEAFEGESYVHVVDLGMTLALPLGHQWRELLQSLANRSGSGGQQQPPRRIRITAVGLCVDRFRIIGDELEAYANSLGMNLEFSVVESNLENLQPKDIKRFEGEVLVVNSILQLHCVVKESRGALNSVLQMVHELSPKVLVLVEQDSSHNGPFFLGRFMEALHYYSAIFDSLDAMLPKYDTRRAKIEQFYFAEEIKNIISCEGPARVERHERVDQWRRRMSRAGFQGSPIKMIAEAKQWLENIKACEGFTIVEEKGCLVLGWKSKPIIAASCWKC